A region from the Corynebacterium halotolerans YIM 70093 = DSM 44683 genome encodes:
- a CDS encoding 3'-5' exonuclease, protein METTGQDHDRVVEVAVCITDIDFTPLATWHTMIDPQVAVLNADIHGLTDDHLTTAPTFEQIMPALCERLAGLRLIAHNARFDAGFLTAECQRAGTDFCSDPDFTWIDSLHLARRILSGSHRLDALCQRFEITNPAPHMALGDVLATTGVLRAIQKKTRSGLAWIHRCSLGSSGVGIKEMPFWAGIIRLVEGPYPQLRRASLRCNYLILPRRCLHRSMTRTSCQLQVWSRSCAWPMSPACPPWLRNG, encoded by the coding sequence GTGGAAACCACTGGCCAGGACCACGACCGAGTGGTCGAGGTGGCCGTCTGCATCACCGACATCGATTTCACGCCCCTAGCCACCTGGCACACCATGATCGACCCCCAGGTAGCTGTCCTCAACGCCGATATCCACGGCCTGACCGACGATCATCTGACCACCGCCCCGACATTCGAGCAGATCATGCCGGCTCTGTGCGAGCGCCTGGCCGGGCTGCGCCTGATCGCCCACAACGCGAGATTCGACGCGGGATTTCTCACTGCCGAGTGTCAGCGAGCGGGCACCGATTTCTGCTCTGACCCTGACTTCACGTGGATCGACTCACTACACCTGGCTCGCCGCATCCTGTCCGGTTCCCACCGACTCGACGCCCTGTGTCAGCGCTTCGAGATCACGAATCCGGCACCGCACATGGCCCTCGGGGACGTGCTGGCGACCACCGGAGTGCTGCGGGCAATACAGAAGAAGACCCGCTCAGGCTTAGCCTGGATCCACCGATGTAGTTTGGGTTCCAGCGGCGTGGGAATAAAAGAAATGCCCTTCTGGGCTGGGATAATACGACTTGTCGAAGGTCCATATCCCCAACTCAGGAGGGCATCTCTCAGGTGCAACTATCTCATACTCCCGCGGCGGTGTCTGCATCGTTCGATGACCCGAACCTCGTGTCAGCTTCAGGTCTGGTCCCGGTCATGCGCCTGGCCGATGAGTCCGGCCTGTCCACCCTGGCTCAGGAACGGTTGA
- a CDS encoding IS1380 family transposase — protein MSASFDDPNLVSASGLVPVMRLADESGLSTLAQERLTVPTDKGANAGAKIASLIDGMVAGADSIDDMDLLRHGGMSSLFNRIYAPSTLGSFLRSFTYGHVRQLDAVASRLLVNLADQAPDLVPAPAVATVGDVDDAGEDTTTRGSGYVFVDVDDTIVEVHGHNKQGVGFGYSKVRGLNALLATVATPESAPVVVAQRLRRGSCGSPRGAGRLIAEALATTRRLPGMTGQKILVRADSAYYGSPSVRAAIKAGADVSVTTRMTGPVKRAIATIGEDAWETIRYTDAVYDEDTKRWISSAEVAEIPFTAFESRKKADQVPGRLVVRRIPELNKKDVDQPGLFDLYRFHALFTTSDLDTVTADKTHRQHAVIEQVNADLKASALAHMPSGVFTANAAWLVLAVIAFNLTRAAGTIAATDLARATTATIRRKIITVPARIARSARRLILHLPEDWKWEPQWSRLFDHTHSPPATIPA, from the coding sequence GTGTCTGCATCGTTCGATGACCCGAACCTCGTGTCAGCTTCAGGTCTGGTCCCGGTCATGCGCCTGGCCGATGAGTCCGGCCTGTCCACCCTGGCTCAGGAACGGTTGACGGTCCCGACTGATAAGGGTGCGAATGCCGGGGCCAAGATCGCCTCCCTGATCGATGGCATGGTCGCCGGTGCGGATTCCATCGACGACATGGACTTGCTGCGCCACGGCGGAATGAGCTCCCTGTTCAACCGGATCTACGCTCCCTCTACATTGGGTTCCTTCCTCCGGTCGTTTACCTACGGGCATGTCCGCCAACTCGACGCGGTGGCCTCCCGGTTGTTGGTTAACCTGGCTGATCAGGCGCCCGATCTCGTGCCGGCACCCGCCGTGGCCACCGTCGGTGACGTCGATGATGCCGGTGAGGACACCACCACCCGCGGGAGTGGGTATGTCTTCGTCGATGTCGATGACACGATCGTTGAGGTCCACGGGCACAACAAGCAGGGTGTCGGCTTCGGCTACTCGAAGGTCCGGGGGCTCAATGCCCTGCTGGCGACGGTCGCCACCCCTGAGTCGGCACCGGTCGTCGTCGCCCAGCGCCTGCGTCGTGGCTCGTGTGGCTCCCCACGCGGTGCCGGTCGGCTGATCGCTGAGGCACTGGCCACCACCCGACGTCTGCCCGGCATGACGGGCCAGAAGATCCTGGTCCGCGCGGATTCGGCGTACTACGGCTCCCCGAGTGTGCGTGCCGCGATCAAGGCGGGGGCGGATGTATCGGTGACCACCCGGATGACCGGACCCGTCAAACGCGCGATTGCCACCATCGGCGAGGATGCGTGGGAAACGATCCGGTACACCGACGCCGTCTACGACGAGGACACCAAACGGTGGATCTCCTCGGCGGAAGTCGCCGAGATACCCTTCACCGCGTTCGAATCCCGGAAGAAAGCCGACCAGGTCCCCGGCCGGCTGGTCGTCCGCCGCATCCCGGAACTGAACAAAAAGGACGTCGACCAGCCAGGATTGTTTGACCTGTACCGGTTCCACGCGCTGTTTACCACCAGTGATCTGGACACCGTCACCGCGGATAAGACCCACCGTCAGCATGCGGTCATCGAACAGGTCAACGCGGATCTCAAGGCCAGCGCGCTGGCGCATATGCCCTCCGGTGTCTTCACCGCGAACGCCGCCTGGCTGGTGTTGGCGGTCATCGCGTTCAACCTCACCCGCGCGGCCGGCACCATCGCCGCCACGGATCTGGCCAGGGCCACCACTGCGACGATCCGGCGGAAGATCATCACGGTTCCGGCCCGTATCGCGCGCAGCGCCAGACGACTGATCCTGCACCTACCCGAGGACTGGAAATGGGAACCCCAGTGGTCCCGGCTGTTCGACCACACCCACTCCCCACCGGCCACCATCCCCGCCTGA
- a CDS encoding amidase, with amino-acid sequence MSSELLKKTAVEVGTLIADKQVSPVEVTQALLDHAHSLNDEVNAYISFRDEKALEDAKRAEDEIQSGNARGPLHGVPMAIKDNLYVGGETTTMASKIHRDFVPQEDASSVARMKNAGIVLTGKLNMHEYAWGIDNNNPHFGAVHNPWDLEKVPGGSSGGSGAAVAADMSYCTLGTDTAGSIRIPSSACGLVGLKPTHGRVAKDGCFPLAWTLDHIGPMAKSVEDAAALLEVIAGFSPKDPTAIDVPVGNYLAALDGDASELTIGVEEDYFFRDVDSEIERLVRAQIDALVSQGAKLKTVDIPSLAISEWAELAVSLSEASAIHHNDLVERPDDFGDDIRFLFELGELFSSVDYLQAQQARRQIKTEFATALSEVDVIIAPTLPVMAPTIGSATADLNGDPVDLIDSFIRFTGPSNLTGLPALTVPVGLNGGLPVGLQIIGRAFDEATVLKAGRLVKKNDPMEGKRAPVGA; translated from the coding sequence TTGAGCAGTGAGCTCCTGAAGAAGACCGCCGTTGAGGTGGGCACCCTGATCGCCGACAAGCAGGTCTCCCCGGTCGAGGTCACCCAGGCCCTGCTGGATCACGCCCACAGCCTCAACGATGAGGTCAACGCCTACATCAGCTTCCGCGACGAGAAGGCGCTCGAGGACGCGAAGCGCGCCGAAGACGAGATCCAGTCCGGGAATGCCCGCGGCCCCCTGCACGGCGTGCCGATGGCGATCAAGGACAACCTCTACGTTGGCGGGGAGACCACCACGATGGCCTCCAAGATCCACCGGGACTTCGTGCCGCAGGAGGACGCCTCCTCCGTGGCCCGGATGAAAAACGCCGGCATCGTGCTGACGGGCAAGCTCAACATGCACGAGTACGCCTGGGGCATCGACAACAACAACCCGCACTTCGGGGCCGTCCACAACCCCTGGGACCTGGAGAAGGTGCCCGGCGGTTCCAGTGGTGGCTCGGGTGCGGCCGTCGCCGCGGACATGAGTTACTGCACGCTGGGCACCGACACCGCCGGCTCGATCCGTATCCCCTCCTCGGCCTGTGGCCTGGTGGGCCTCAAGCCCACGCACGGGCGGGTGGCCAAGGATGGCTGCTTCCCGCTGGCGTGGACGCTCGACCACATCGGCCCCATGGCCAAGAGCGTGGAGGACGCCGCAGCGCTGCTCGAGGTGATTGCCGGCTTCAGCCCGAAGGATCCCACCGCCATCGACGTCCCCGTGGGCAACTACCTGGCAGCCCTCGACGGCGACGCGAGCGAGCTGACCATCGGCGTGGAGGAGGACTACTTCTTCCGCGACGTCGACTCCGAGATCGAGCGGCTGGTCCGCGCGCAGATCGACGCGCTGGTCAGCCAGGGAGCGAAGCTCAAGACCGTCGACATCCCCTCCCTGGCGATCTCGGAGTGGGCGGAGCTGGCGGTCAGTCTCTCCGAGGCCTCGGCCATCCACCACAACGACCTGGTGGAGCGCCCCGATGACTTCGGCGACGACATCAGGTTCCTCTTCGAACTGGGAGAACTGTTCTCCTCGGTGGACTACCTGCAGGCGCAGCAGGCCCGCCGCCAGATCAAGACCGAGTTCGCGACGGCCCTGAGTGAGGTGGACGTCATCATCGCCCCGACCCTGCCGGTGATGGCCCCGACGATCGGCTCCGCCACCGCTGACCTCAATGGTGACCCGGTGGACCTGATCGACAGCTTCATCCGCTTCACCGGACCAAGCAACCTCACCGGACTACCGGCGCTGACCGTACCGGTGGGCCTGAACGGTGGCCTGCCGGTCGGGCTGCAGATCATCGGCCGGGCCTTCGACGAAGCGACCGTACTCAAGGCCGGGCGCCTCGTGAAGAAGAACGATCCTATGGAGGGCAAGCGGGCGCCGGTGGGTGCTTAA
- a CDS encoding TspO/MBR family protein: MVAIDSATKNLTSTRFPRTLLKTGAAVGAAATVGTLLTDPENRWYKSLDKPSWQPPKAAFPIVWTSLYVDIAVVSALVIADAEEKKPGSSKPFQKALAKNLVLNGSWSGLFFRSKRPWLAAAGSALLAVSSADLVRRAWKSSPQRGAALSPYAVWTGFATALSTEIARRNSGR, encoded by the coding sequence ATGGTCGCCATCGACAGTGCCACGAAGAACCTGACCTCCACCCGCTTCCCCCGCACGCTGCTCAAGACCGGGGCGGCGGTGGGCGCCGCCGCCACCGTCGGCACCCTGCTCACCGATCCGGAGAACCGGTGGTACAAGAGCCTGGACAAGCCCTCGTGGCAGCCGCCGAAGGCGGCGTTCCCCATCGTCTGGACGAGCCTGTACGTGGACATCGCCGTAGTGTCGGCGCTGGTGATCGCCGACGCCGAGGAAAAGAAACCGGGTTCCTCGAAGCCCTTCCAGAAGGCGCTGGCCAAGAACCTGGTGCTCAACGGCAGCTGGAGTGGTTTGTTCTTCCGTTCGAAGCGCCCCTGGCTGGCGGCGGCGGGATCGGCGTTGCTGGCGGTCAGCTCCGCGGATCTGGTGCGCCGGGCCTGGAAGTCCTCGCCGCAGCGCGGTGCCGCATTGTCCCCCTATGCGGTGTGGACCGGTTTCGCCACGGCGTTGAGCACCGAGATCGCCCGCCGCAACTCCGGCAGGTAG
- a CDS encoding SLC13 family permease, which produces MTTGIILGLGSAVSLVTLLLLDVAAFQELLARVLPILGFVAAMSVVVNAAESEGTFGGLLSLVQRLLGISTRGRRSDHLKSWLLIIFACLLTTIFFSLDTTAILLTPLVIKLARHAGLSLLGATFAVVWTANLGSLLLPISNLTNLLALQTEHFSGLGDYLGQSWFPSLVLIVVAALCPLLIRDRAETPEQGTAPPGNELNPRAKIFAVLIGILLILLLTPLEFWLPTTVVAVISVLLLHRWNRPALSWHMVPWNTLAFALLLTTLAAIVHHAGWLDAVISWLAGHGDGSDGLFTIALAGGVLANLINNIPAYLALEPAADSARSLLTLLIGVNAAPIITPWASLATLLWADQARRQGVEVRWRTFILLGLVIAPVAVGLGVLAVLVSPA; this is translated from the coding sequence GTGACGACGGGCATCATCCTCGGGCTGGGTTCGGCCGTCAGTCTCGTGACGCTTCTCCTCCTGGATGTGGCCGCCTTCCAGGAACTGCTGGCCCGGGTGCTGCCCATCCTGGGTTTCGTGGCCGCGATGTCCGTGGTGGTCAACGCCGCCGAATCCGAGGGAACCTTCGGCGGACTGCTCAGCCTGGTGCAGCGGCTGCTGGGGATCAGCACCCGGGGCCGGCGCAGCGATCACCTCAAGTCCTGGCTGCTCATCATCTTCGCTTGCCTGCTGACCACCATCTTCTTCTCCCTGGACACCACCGCCATCCTGCTGACCCCGCTGGTGATCAAGCTGGCCCGGCACGCCGGGCTGAGCCTGCTCGGCGCGACTTTCGCGGTGGTGTGGACGGCCAACCTTGGTTCGCTGCTGCTGCCGATCTCGAACCTGACCAACCTGCTGGCCCTGCAGACGGAGCACTTCAGCGGGCTGGGGGATTATCTGGGCCAGTCCTGGTTTCCCTCCCTGGTCCTGATCGTGGTGGCCGCCCTGTGCCCCCTGCTCATCCGGGACCGGGCGGAGACACCCGAGCAGGGCACCGCCCCACCGGGCAATGAGCTGAACCCGCGGGCGAAGATCTTCGCCGTGCTCATCGGCATCCTGCTCATCCTGCTGCTCACCCCGCTGGAATTCTGGCTCCCCACCACCGTGGTCGCCGTGATCTCCGTGCTGTTGCTGCACCGGTGGAACCGGCCGGCGCTGAGCTGGCACATGGTCCCGTGGAACACCCTGGCCTTCGCGCTGCTGCTGACCACCCTGGCGGCCATCGTCCACCACGCCGGGTGGCTGGATGCGGTGATCAGCTGGCTCGCCGGCCACGGCGACGGATCGGACGGGCTGTTCACCATCGCCCTCGCCGGCGGCGTGCTGGCCAACCTCATCAACAACATCCCCGCCTACCTGGCACTCGAGCCGGCGGCAGATTCCGCGCGTAGCCTGCTCACCCTGCTCATCGGGGTGAACGCCGCGCCGATCATCACGCCCTGGGCTTCCCTGGCCACCCTGCTGTGGGCGGACCAGGCCCGGCGTCAGGGAGTCGAAGTCCGCTGGCGCACCTTCATCCTCCTTGGCCTGGTGATTGCGCCGGTAGCGGTGGGGTTGGGAGTGCTCGCTGTGCTGGTGTCCCCGGCTTGA